A single Candidatus Abyssobacteria bacterium SURF_5 DNA region contains:
- a CDS encoding DegT/DnrJ/EryC1/StrS family aminotransferase: MASLEKIHYAKPSVTDLEIAYVTDAITNGWGEHCYDYITKFENAFKKYLGVEFAVATSSCTGALHLALAVLNVGYGDEIIIGDINWIASVAPVVYLGAKPVFVDVLPDSWCIDPERIEEAITPRTKAIIAVHLYGNLAEMDRIMAVARKHNLYVIEDAAEALGSEYRGKKAGSIAHFGVFSFHGTKTVSTGEGGMLVTNQEDLFKAACILANHGRNPEVKKMFFPDRIGYKYKLSNLQAAMGLAQVERVDELVSKKREIFFQYRNSLSVLPELSFNPEPPHTINSYWMPTVIFDRKLKINRDQVIKHFKDKYVDMRPFFYPLSSLPMFDKKLTNTVSYDTYERGINLPSYYDLNQENVEFICKQLRDFLKEKCRK; this comes from the coding sequence ATGGCAAGCCTAGAAAAAATACATTATGCAAAACCCTCCGTGACAGATTTAGAAATTGCTTATGTTACGGATGCGATTACCAACGGGTGGGGCGAACATTGTTATGATTACATTACAAAATTTGAAAATGCGTTCAAGAAATACCTGGGCGTGGAGTTCGCGGTTGCGACATCTTCATGCACGGGAGCTCTTCATCTGGCGCTCGCGGTGCTGAATGTGGGATATGGCGACGAAATTATCATCGGCGACATCAATTGGATCGCTTCGGTCGCCCCGGTGGTATATCTCGGTGCAAAACCGGTGTTCGTTGATGTTCTCCCGGATTCCTGGTGCATTGATCCTGAAAGAATTGAGGAGGCCATTACGCCTCGCACAAAAGCAATAATAGCTGTTCATCTTTATGGGAATCTTGCGGAGATGGACCGGATAATGGCTGTGGCACGAAAGCATAATCTGTATGTTATAGAAGACGCCGCCGAGGCTCTTGGCTCGGAGTATAGAGGCAAGAAAGCCGGCTCCATCGCACACTTCGGTGTCTTCTCTTTTCACGGAACGAAGACAGTTTCCACCGGCGAGGGAGGCATGCTCGTAACAAATCAAGAGGATTTATTTAAGGCCGCATGCATTCTCGCAAATCATGGCAGGAATCCGGAAGTTAAGAAAATGTTCTTTCCCGACAGAATCGGGTATAAATATAAATTGTCGAATCTTCAGGCGGCGATGGGATTGGCGCAGGTCGAGCGAGTCGATGAATTGGTTTCGAAGAAGAGAGAAATCTTTTTCCAATACAGGAATAGTCTTTCAGTTCTACCAGAACTTTCATTTAATCCTGAGCCGCCGCACACAATAAACAGCTATTGGATGCCAACTGTCATCTTCGATAGGAAACTAAAAATAAATCGAGATCAGGTCATAAAACATTTCAAAGACAAATATGTCGATATGCGCCCATTCTTTTATCCGCTCTCTTCTCTCCCCATGTTTGATAAGAAGCTCACGAATACCGTCTCTTATGACACTTATGAAAGAGGCATTAATTTGCCGAGCTATTACGATTTAAATCAGGAAAATGTAGAATTTATCTGCAAGCAATTAAGGGATTTTCTGAAGGAAAAATGCAGGAAATGA
- the rfbC gene encoding dTDP-4-dehydrorhamnose 3,5-epimerase has protein sequence MILKETKLAGAFVVEPERFEDVRGFFARMYSPKEFEARGLNPRLSDCSISFNKKKNTLRGMHFQTAPYEQAKLVRCTMGAIYDVIIDLRPESKTFKQWTAAELTAENRTMLYVPEGFAHGFQTLKDDTEVLYQMSGQYAPDLASGVRWDDPAFGIQWPAAQERIILGRDREYPDFVI, from the coding sequence GTGATATTGAAGGAAACAAAGCTGGCCGGCGCTTTTGTTGTCGAACCCGAACGATTTGAGGACGTGCGGGGCTTCTTCGCCAGAATGTACAGTCCGAAGGAATTCGAGGCGAGGGGATTGAACCCGCGCCTGAGCGATTGCAGCATCTCGTTCAACAAGAAGAAGAACACGCTGCGGGGCATGCATTTTCAGACCGCGCCGTACGAGCAGGCGAAACTGGTTCGCTGCACGATGGGCGCGATCTACGACGTGATCATCGATCTGCGGCCGGAATCAAAAACCTTCAAGCAGTGGACAGCGGCCGAGCTGACAGCCGAAAACAGAACAATGCTGTATGTGCCCGAAGGATTCGCTCACGGGTTCCAGACGCTGAAGGATGACACCGAGGTGCTCTACCAGATGTCGGGACAATACGCGCCGGACCTCGCGTCGGGTGTACGATGGGATGATCCGGCTTTCGGCATTCAGTGGCCGGCCGCGCAAGAGCGGATCATTTTGGGCAGAGATCGGGAATATCCGGATTTTGTAATTTAA
- a CDS encoding class I SAM-dependent methyltransferase produces MSSIEVCRSCDSPSLEVILSLGRTPLANALLDDEQLNRPEPEYPLELAFCPVCSLVQLTETVPPDLLFREYLYFSSFSDTMLKHAEQLVEGLIEKRRLDGKSLVVEIASNDGYLLQYYHRKKIRTLGIEPAVNVARVAREERGIPTVCEFFGEDLARSLREDGKQADVIHAHNVLAHAADLKGFVRGIKLLLKDGGVAVIEAPYLVDLIEHCEFDTIYHEHLCYFSLTSLVNLFRPHDLSVVHVERMPIHGGSLRLFLAKNSPQGAVVDELLRQEAERGISHEAFYAAFADRVGKLKTDLVDILSGLKRSGKRIAAYGAAAKGSTLLNYCGIGRKLIDFVVDRSTYKQGRHMPGVHLPIYAPEKLLEEVPDYVLLLTWNFADEILRQQSEYRRRGGRFIIPVPEVRVL; encoded by the coding sequence ATGAGCAGCATAGAAGTTTGCCGATCGTGTGACAGCCCCTCGTTAGAGGTTATCCTCTCGCTGGGGCGGACGCCGCTTGCCAACGCACTGCTCGACGATGAACAGTTGAACAGGCCGGAACCCGAATACCCGCTCGAACTCGCTTTTTGCCCGGTGTGTTCGCTCGTTCAGTTAACGGAAACCGTTCCGCCCGATCTTCTGTTTCGCGAATACCTGTACTTCTCTTCCTTTTCGGACACGATGCTGAAACACGCGGAACAATTAGTGGAGGGATTGATCGAAAAGCGGCGGCTCGATGGGAAGAGTCTCGTTGTGGAGATCGCGAGCAATGACGGGTACCTGCTGCAGTACTACCACCGCAAAAAGATTCGGACGCTCGGAATAGAGCCTGCGGTAAACGTAGCCCGCGTCGCGCGGGAGGAGCGCGGGATACCGACCGTGTGCGAGTTCTTCGGGGAAGACCTCGCCCGCTCGCTTCGGGAAGACGGCAAGCAGGCGGACGTCATCCACGCACATAATGTGCTCGCTCATGCGGCCGATTTGAAGGGGTTCGTGCGGGGCATAAAACTGCTTCTCAAGGATGGAGGCGTCGCCGTCATCGAGGCGCCCTATCTTGTCGATCTGATCGAGCATTGCGAATTCGACACCATTTACCATGAACATTTGTGCTATTTTTCGCTGACCTCGCTGGTCAATCTATTCAGGCCGCATGATCTCAGCGTCGTTCATGTGGAAAGAATGCCGATTCATGGAGGGTCGCTTCGCCTCTTCCTGGCGAAGAATTCGCCGCAGGGCGCAGTCGTTGACGAATTGCTCCGGCAGGAGGCCGAGCGGGGAATCTCGCATGAAGCGTTTTACGCCGCCTTTGCCGATCGGGTGGGAAAACTGAAGACAGACCTGGTTGATATCCTCTCGGGGTTGAAACGGTCGGGCAAGCGGATAGCCGCTTACGGCGCCGCGGCAAAGGGAAGCACGCTGCTCAACTACTGCGGAATCGGGCGCAAGCTGATCGATTTCGTCGTCGATCGCAGCACCTACAAGCAGGGGCGCCACATGCCGGGCGTGCACCTGCCCATATATGCGCCCGAAAAACTTCTGGAGGAGGTGCCGGATTACGTGCTCCTCCTGACTTGGAATTTTGCCGATGAGATCCTGCGACAGCAATCGGAATACAGGCGGCGGGGCGGCAGGTTCATTATTCCCGTGCCGGAAGTGAGGGTTTTGTGA
- a CDS encoding NAD-dependent epimerase/dehydratase family protein: protein MAMNGSGREQWWLDRTVLVTGASGLVGSCLTRKLLDLKADAVCLVRDWVPQSEFVRSSLMEKVKVVRGDVTDRKLLERIMGEYEIDTIIHLAAQTIVGIANRNPISTFEANIAGTWNLLEAARRSPTIKQIVLASSDKAYGANDHLPYNETCPLKGTHPYDVSKSCADLIAQSYAKTYRLPVAITRCGNFYGEGDLNWNRIIPGTIRSVLRGKRPVIRSDGKYVRDYFYVEDGAEAYLLLAERLAADERLYGEAFNFSNETPVTVLDLVKKIMMLMESSLEPDIRNEAVNEIREQFLNAEKARKTFGWRPSFSLEEGLKRTINWYRDFLGTRA, encoded by the coding sequence ATGGCAATGAACGGCAGCGGTCGAGAACAGTGGTGGCTGGATCGAACCGTCCTCGTGACCGGCGCCTCCGGCCTTGTGGGCAGTTGTCTTACCCGAAAGCTGCTCGATTTGAAGGCGGACGCGGTCTGCCTTGTGCGCGACTGGGTTCCGCAAAGCGAATTCGTGCGAAGCAGTCTGATGGAGAAAGTCAAGGTCGTTCGCGGCGACGTGACTGACCGGAAACTGCTCGAACGAATCATGGGCGAATACGAAATCGACACCATCATTCATCTTGCGGCTCAGACTATCGTCGGGATTGCAAACAGAAATCCCATATCAACCTTTGAAGCGAATATCGCCGGCACGTGGAATCTGCTGGAGGCCGCCCGGCGCAGTCCCACCATAAAACAGATAGTGCTCGCCTCGTCAGACAAGGCATACGGAGCGAACGATCACCTGCCGTACAACGAGACCTGCCCGCTCAAGGGAACGCACCCGTACGACGTCAGCAAATCGTGCGCCGACCTGATCGCGCAGTCCTATGCGAAGACATACCGGCTTCCCGTCGCAATAACGCGCTGCGGCAATTTCTATGGAGAAGGAGACCTTAACTGGAATCGCATAATACCCGGGACCATCCGATCGGTCCTCCGAGGCAAGCGTCCGGTGATCCGGTCCGACGGCAAGTACGTCAGGGACTATTTTTATGTCGAGGACGGCGCCGAGGCCTACCTGCTGCTGGCGGAGCGGCTGGCGGCGGACGAACGGTTATACGGCGAAGCGTTCAACTTTTCGAATGAGACGCCGGTAACGGTGCTCGATCTCGTCAAAAAAATCATGATGCTTATGGAATCCTCGCTCGAGCCGGACATCCGCAACGAAGCCGTGAATGAGATACGCGAGCAGTTCCTGAACGCCGAGAAGGCCCGCAAGACATTCGGCTGGCGGCCTTCCTTCAGTCTCGAAGAGGGGCTCAAGCGGACTATTAACTGGTATCGAGATTTTCTGGGAACGCGCGCATGA